TATGCAGCAACGGGCTGCTGCTCGAAAAAAGTCTCGATAAATTCAAACCCTCGCCCTATCTCACCTTCAGCATTCATCTCGACGGTTTAAAAGAGCATCACGATCGCTGTGTCGATCGCAACGGCGTATTTGACATCGCAGTCAAAGCCATCCGCGCCGCCAAAGCCAAAGGATTCCGCGTCACCACCAATACTACTGTGTTCGAGGGAACTTCCCCCGCCGAAATGCAGGAATTTTTTGATTTTGTCGATACCCTCGGCGTTGATGGCATGATGATTTCGCCGGGATACAGCTATGAATGGGCCCCCGACCAAGAGCATTTTCTCAAACGCCAACGAACTAAAGCACTATTCCGCGAAATTCTTGCGCCTTATAAAACGGGTAAAAAGTCCTGGAACTTCAATCACAGTCCCCTCTTTTTGGACTTTTTAATCGGTGAAAAAGACTATGAATGTACGCCGTGGGGCAGTCCGAGTTATAGCGTTTTAGGCTGGCAAAAACCCTGTTATTTACTCAATGAAGGGCATTACGCGACCTTTAAAGAATTGCTCGAACAAACGAACTGGAGCAACTACGGACAAAAAAGCGGCAACCCGAACTGTGCGGACTGCATGGTTCACTGCGGCTACGAACCAACAGCAGCAATGGATGCGATGGAACCCGTCAATATCGGGCGATCGGTCGGTGCATTATTTGGGATGAGTCGTTAAACGCGAGGCGTGAAGGCTATAAAGTTCTGCTCGGATAAGTTTGAGTTTCGGGATAAGAGATAGTGTTATATAGTGCTACTCGCCTCGACGTTATAGCCTTCAATGCCTTCTTTCTACAACTCTTTATGAATAAAAAGTGCTTTTGCTGGATTGAAAGCTGGGAAAAATCGAAACTAATATTTGCAGATACCCCCGATGCTTGCCATTTAATTAAAAAGAATTCAATCGATAACCTCAATGAAGCCTCGAGAAAGAAGGGTGTACACTCGGTTCACCAGGAGTTTGTCTGCTTCGGTTAGAGAGCCAGAAGAAAGCAATCCAAGCAATATTTCTTGGTCTTGCTGCGCAATGCGATGCGAAGATAAGATGCGCTCGATAACCTCTTGAAGAGTTGTCTGTGGGTTGGGCATGGAAGTAACCATGATGGTGCAGGAAGGTTAAGGTATATCAATGAACGGTAACGAATCAAACTCTACGAGTTATAGACTCTCTCCATAGAGTAGCGACTAAAATCACAAAAAGGCATCGATCTCGGCACGCAATTTTAGAGATATTTGTCTTTACCATTTGTGACTGAAGTCACGCTGACGTTGAAACCCGTTCTGTCCTGCCTCTAGGGATAAGAATGGACATTTTCAGGCCTGAAAATGAAAGTAACTGTCACTAAAAATTTGACAGATAGCTTAAGACGTTGCAAACTGAGCTTTTCTCGATCCCGTATTGCTCCTTTGTATCCTCAAACACGAAAACGATTTGCTCAACATTGGCTCCGTAGCGAAACAGCGCTCGATCGCATCGTTAAAGCTGCTGCGCTAGAAGCCGGAGATCGCGTCCTCGAAATCGGTCCGGGGACGGGGATTCTCACCCAGCGCCTCCTTCCTGCCGCTCGTTCTGTGGTTGCGGTAGAAATCGATCGCGACTTGTGCAAGCGCCTCGTTCAACGCTTCGGGAAACTCGACAATTTTCTCCTTTTGCAAGGCGATATTTTATCCCTCGATTTGACCGCGCAAGAACAAACCTTCTCCGACTTTTTCCCCATTAATAAAGTCGTTGCCAACATTCCCTATAACATTACCGGGCCAATCCTCAAACTGTTGCTCGGTGCGATCGCCGCGCCCAAAATTCCAGCTTACAGCGCGATCGTCCTGCTCGTTCAAAAAGAAGTCGGCGAACGACTCACCGCCCAGCCCAACTCCAAAGCCTTCGGCGCGCTTTCCGTCCGTACCCAGTACCTCGCCGAGTGCGAAACCGTCTGCGACGTTCCCGCCAAAGCCTTTGTCCCGCCGCCGAAAGTCGATTCTGCCGTCGTGCGGCTGCGCCCGCGTCCCTTTCCTGTCGTCGCTGCTAACCCCCGTTACCTCGAAACGCTGGTTAAGCTCGGTTTCAGCAGTCGCCGCAAAATGTTACGAAATAATTTAAAAGGTCAGGTAGACAGCGATCGCTTGACCCCATTGCTGGAACAATTAGAAATCGATCCCAACGCCCGCGCCGAAGACTTGAGCGTCGAGCAGTGGGTCTTCCTTAGCAATCACCTCTCCCCAGTATGAGTATCGGATTTTTTGCAGCCCTCGCCTACGGGATTCTCGCTTTAGTCGGCGGAATTCTTGCTTACAGTCGCGTTAAAAGCTTTCCCTCGTTAATTTCCGGCAGTATCAGCGGCCTACTGCTGATTGCTGCCGCGATCGCGGTTCGAGCCGGACAGCCTTGGGGATTGCCCCTCGCCGCCGCCCTCGTCGCCGCCCTCATCGTCGTCTTTGCCGTGCGTTGGTTTAAAACGCGCAAATTCATGCCCGCTGGGATGATGATAATCGCTGGAATTCTCGCCGCGATCGCGATTGTCCCGGAACTGCTAAGCTGACCTGTATTTAAACTGGGATGTGGGGGAGACGGGGCAACGGCACTCCGACCGCGCTCAGCGACTAGGGAACGGCACTCCGACCGCGCTCAGCGACCGGGGAGAGTGACGGCAAATTACGAATTACGAATTACGAATTAACCACTATTCATGCACGCTTACAGCCTCCTTGCTCCCGCTAAAATCAACCTCCATCTCGAGATTATCGGCGATCGCGCCGACGGCTACCACGAACTGGTGATGATTATGCAGAGCGTTGGTTTATGCGATCGCATTGAAGTCTGTCCGAACGGCAGCCCAAACTTTCGCCTCCACTGCGATAGCGTCCAAATGCCGCCGCCCGAGCAAAATCTCGCTTACAAAGCCGCCCAACTGATGAGCGCAGAATTTCCCGAAGCTTTCGCCCGTTTGGGCGGTGCGGACATCGCGCTCGAAAAACACATACCCATCGCCGCCGGACTCGCCGGCGGATCCGGTAACGCCGCCGCCGTCCTTGTCGGACTAAACTTGATGTGGGGACTCGGACTCGCCCAGCCCGAACTACAAGAACTCGCCTCTCGCCTCGGTTCCGATATTCCCTTTTCTGTCTCCGGCGGCACAGCCATTGCAACCGGACGCGGCGAAAAACTCGACGCGATTAATGGCCCATCGCAGCTTTGGGTCGTTCTCGCCAAATATCAAAGCCTCGAAGTCTCTACTCCCTGGGCTTACAACACCTACCGCCAAAAATTCGGTCATACTTACCCGCGCGATACCGACATCCTTAAATCTCGCGCCGCCCGCATTCATTCCGGCCCCCTCGTCGAAGCCATCCTCCATAAAAATAGCGCTCGTATCGGCGAACTCCTCTACAACGATCTCGAAAAAATTGTCCTCCCCGAATATCCCCAGGTTGCCGAACTGAAAACAGCGATGCAACGTCCCGGCGTTTTAGGCGTTTTGATGTCCGGTAGCGGGCCGACGGTATTTGCCCTGTGCGCGTCTCGAGAAGAAGCCGCGCGGGTTAAAACCGAGGTGCGGGAGCAAATCCGCGATCGCGATCTCGGTCTTTGGATTGCACCCTTTTCCAGCGGCGGTATTCAAGTTGCGTAAAAATTGACAGAACGATTAACGCCCTTCAAAGGCAGATTCTCCCCTTCGAGAGAGTCGCAAAATCTGGTGCGACTAACGGGGCAAATGTCAAGCGATTCGCTACAATAATCGGAAAGTAAATCTAAAAACAATTCGATATCGATCGAGTGGGGAGAGAAACTGCGATCGCAGTTGTTTCAAACGTAAACCTTTAGGCTATTATGCGGTAACGAACGATTCGCGCACCGCGAAGCAGCTAAACCATAATTTGCGACTATTCTAAACGGTCTCCGATCAGCTTTTAAGCACGACAATCCAATGACAACCGACAATATCCGCCTCCGCTCCGAATTTATTAATACAAAAGTCATCGCCAACGATAGCGCCAAACAGCTAGGCGTAGTCAAAGAGCTATTAGTAGACATCGATCGGCGCGAAGTCGTCGCCCTAGGCTTGAGGGACAGCATCTTATCCTTAACCGGAATGCCCAAATATATGTATTTGGAAGTCATTGAAAAAGTAGGCGATGTCGTCCTCGTCCCTCACGATGATGTTATTGAAGATGTCGATGTCGAAGCCTACAGCAAACTAATCGGTTGCGAAGTCATCACCGAAAATGGCGAACTGCTCGGGCGCGTCCGCGACTTTATCTTTAATATCGAAGATGGGCGCGTTGCCTCCCTGGTTATTGCTTCGATTGGGCTGCCACAAATCCCCGAACAAGCAATCAGTACCTACGAATTGCAAGTCGAAGAAATCGTCAGTAGCGGTCCTAATCGCATTATCGTTTTTGAAGGCTGCGAAGAACGCCTGACGCAACTCACCGTCGGACTCCTCGAACGCTTCGGAATTGGTCGTCCGCTCTGGGAACGCGAGGAAGAAGAAGTTTACGGCTACGCAAAACCTGTGGATCCGGCTAACCAATTGGGAACCGGTATCCCCATCAATACGCCCGCCTCGCCCAAACCTATCGAAGCGCGCAAACCCGCTTATGAAAGTACGTGGGATTCGGATGAGTGGGAAGAACCCGAAGCAATCCCGGTTCCGCCCCGACAAGCTGAGAAAGTTCGTTATCGCGAGCGCTACGAAGATGAGGTAGATGAGGAAAATTGGCGCGACGAACGCCGCGATGTTGCCGCTCGCCGCGAAGCCGCCCGCTACGATTACGATGAGAAGCAGGATGTTTGGGATGATGATATCGAACCGGAACCTTATAATCCCCCGAAAGTGAATATCCCCGAACGGACGAAAGCGCCGGAGTATGAAGACGGGTATTAAGTTAATAGTTGCACCGAGCCGCGATCGCTAATTTTTGACGGAGCATAGCAGTAATTATTGCTATGCTCCGTTTAATTTATATTTCTGGTAGGTTAGCTAACCCCAAACTATACAAATTTGTCATTCAAGAATTCACGAAAAAACACGATTTAGAATGATTTAAATTTTAGAAAAAACGGATTAAATTCCGAAATCTCAGAGTTACCGACTGTAGTTCTAAGCCGTTAAAAACTCTAATTCGATTGATAAGATTACAAGCAATGATTAAAAATGTGTGGCTTTGCCTATTGTGTGGGTCTTTACTGATTGTTGGTTGTGCGAGTTATAACTCCAGCAACGGAGCAGCTAAACCAGAGAACCCAGCCGATACGCGAAAAGAGGGCGTAGCACCTACGCCTAATACCAATAACGAATTGCGCGTGCCGCTAAGCGGATCCCTGCGGGATCGCATCGAACAAATCTCTCAAACCGC
The window above is part of the Oscillatoria sp. FACHB-1406 genome. Proteins encoded here:
- the hpnH gene encoding adenosyl-hopene transferase HpnH encodes the protein MGIHLQQALEVGKYVVAQRLKGRKQFPLVLMLEPLFRCNLACPGCGKIQHPVEILKRNLSPEECFTAVEECGAPVVSIPGGEPLLHPQIDEIVKGLVERRKFVYLCSNGLLLEKSLDKFKPSPYLTFSIHLDGLKEHHDRCVDRNGVFDIAVKAIRAAKAKGFRVTTNTTVFEGTSPAEMQEFFDFVDTLGVDGMMISPGYSYEWAPDQEHFLKRQRTKALFREILAPYKTGKKSWNFNHSPLFLDFLIGEKDYECTPWGSPSYSVLGWQKPCYLLNEGHYATFKELLEQTNWSNYGQKSGNPNCADCMVHCGYEPTAAMDAMEPVNIGRSVGALFGMSR
- the rsmA gene encoding 16S rRNA (adenine(1518)-N(6)/adenine(1519)-N(6))-dimethyltransferase RsmA, which encodes MYPQTRKRFAQHWLRSETALDRIVKAAALEAGDRVLEIGPGTGILTQRLLPAARSVVAVEIDRDLCKRLVQRFGKLDNFLLLQGDILSLDLTAQEQTFSDFFPINKVVANIPYNITGPILKLLLGAIAAPKIPAYSAIVLLVQKEVGERLTAQPNSKAFGALSVRTQYLAECETVCDVPAKAFVPPPKVDSAVVRLRPRPFPVVAANPRYLETLVKLGFSSRRKMLRNNLKGQVDSDRLTPLLEQLEIDPNARAEDLSVEQWVFLSNHLSPV
- a CDS encoding TMEM14 family protein, which codes for MSIGFFAALAYGILALVGGILAYSRVKSFPSLISGSISGLLLIAAAIAVRAGQPWGLPLAAALVAALIVVFAVRWFKTRKFMPAGMMIIAGILAAIAIVPELLS
- the ispE gene encoding 4-(cytidine 5'-diphospho)-2-C-methyl-D-erythritol kinase, which codes for MHAYSLLAPAKINLHLEIIGDRADGYHELVMIMQSVGLCDRIEVCPNGSPNFRLHCDSVQMPPPEQNLAYKAAQLMSAEFPEAFARLGGADIALEKHIPIAAGLAGGSGNAAAVLVGLNLMWGLGLAQPELQELASRLGSDIPFSVSGGTAIATGRGEKLDAINGPSQLWVVLAKYQSLEVSTPWAYNTYRQKFGHTYPRDTDILKSRAARIHSGPLVEAILHKNSARIGELLYNDLEKIVLPEYPQVAELKTAMQRPGVLGVLMSGSGPTVFALCASREEAARVKTEVREQIRDRDLGLWIAPFSSGGIQVA
- a CDS encoding PRC-barrel domain-containing protein, encoding MTTDNIRLRSEFINTKVIANDSAKQLGVVKELLVDIDRREVVALGLRDSILSLTGMPKYMYLEVIEKVGDVVLVPHDDVIEDVDVEAYSKLIGCEVITENGELLGRVRDFIFNIEDGRVASLVIASIGLPQIPEQAISTYELQVEEIVSSGPNRIIVFEGCEERLTQLTVGLLERFGIGRPLWEREEEEVYGYAKPVDPANQLGTGIPINTPASPKPIEARKPAYESTWDSDEWEEPEAIPVPPRQAEKVRYRERYEDEVDEENWRDERRDVAARREAARYDYDEKQDVWDDDIEPEPYNPPKVNIPERTKAPEYEDGY